A region from the Zonotrichia leucophrys gambelii isolate GWCS_2022_RI chromosome Z, RI_Zleu_2.0, whole genome shotgun sequence genome encodes:
- the RFESD gene encoding Rieske domain-containing protein isoform X1, producing the protein MLDLIILSLHFFICFLIFIAIWYGPKDVDSHSSNTGGAEMHPDGLIFIGKEDDIKKSQRITPKIDGREIVVFYHEGKFHALDSRCYHEGGPLCFGEIEDIDGQACIVCPWHKFKITLETGEGLYKGINPQESSPTPKWQSKGVKQRIYKVTIDSGNVYVSPPDFSVSFDSDYYAEKYKQGGELAIGKPSRSEDTE; encoded by the exons ATGCTGGACCTCATCATCCTCAGCCTTCATTTCTTCATCTGCTTTCTCATCTTCATTGCAATCTGGTATGGACCAAAG GATGTGGATTCACACAGCTCAAacacaggaggagctgaaatGCATCCAGATGGTCTTATATTCATTGGCAAAGAAGATGACATAAAGAAGTCCCAAAGAATAACACCCAAAATCGATGGCAGAGAAATTGTTGTTTTCTACCATGAGGGGAAATTTCATGCTCTGGATTCTCGCTGCTACC ATGAAGGAGGCCCTTTGTGTTTTGGAGAAATAGAG gatATCGATGGACAAGCATGTATTGTTTGTCCTTGGCATAAGTTTAAAATTACCTTGGAAACAGGAGAAGGACTGTACAAAGGAATAAATCCTCAGGAGTCATCACCAACACCAAAGTGGCAATCAAAAGGAGTCAAACAAAGGATTTATAAGGTCACAATAGACAGTGGAAATGTTTATGTGAGTCCCCCAGATTTTTCTGTGAGCTTTGACTCTGATTATTATGCTGAAAAGTACAAGCAAGGTGGTGAATTAGCTATAGGAAAACCAAGCCGCTCAGAAGACACGGAGTAG